The following are encoded in a window of Paraburkholderia hospita genomic DNA:
- a CDS encoding mandelate racemase/muconate lactonizing enzyme family protein: MKVVSLETHIVAVPPPHIGGMYWIFVKLKTDCGIEGVGEIYSATFHPNAMAPIIDDVFSRYLLDKDPHHVERLWREAYSSGFTQRPDLTMMGVVSGLEMACWDIIGKAANKPVYELLGGRVHERLRSYTYLYPKNRRGEYDYDDPDLAAECAAENVKRGFTAVKFDPAGPYTAYSGHHLSLEVMDRCETFCRKVREAVGSKADLLFGTHGQMVPASAIRLAKRLEKYDPLWFEEPVPPGQHDAMAEVARHTSIPISAGERLTTKYEFHKLLEAGGASILQLNVARVGGLLEAKKVATLAEVYYAQIAPHLYNGPVGAAASIQLATCTPNFLIQESIGTWGGFHAEVLKSPIRWEDGYIIPSTEPGLGVELNMEVVNQHTPYKGERLHLQMASKPADVKDLAPAKG; this comes from the coding sequence ATGAAAGTCGTCTCGCTCGAAACGCATATCGTCGCCGTGCCGCCGCCGCATATCGGCGGCATGTACTGGATCTTCGTCAAGCTGAAGACGGATTGCGGCATTGAAGGCGTCGGCGAAATCTATTCGGCCACGTTTCATCCGAATGCGATGGCACCCATCATCGACGACGTGTTCTCGCGCTATCTGCTCGACAAGGACCCGCACCACGTCGAACGTCTGTGGCGCGAAGCGTATTCGAGCGGCTTCACGCAGCGCCCCGATCTGACGATGATGGGCGTCGTGAGCGGCCTCGAAATGGCGTGCTGGGACATCATCGGCAAGGCGGCGAACAAGCCCGTGTACGAGCTGCTCGGCGGCCGCGTGCATGAGCGCCTGCGTTCGTACACGTATCTGTATCCGAAGAACCGCCGCGGCGAATACGACTACGACGATCCCGATCTCGCGGCCGAATGCGCGGCGGAAAACGTCAAGCGCGGCTTTACGGCGGTGAAGTTCGATCCTGCTGGTCCTTATACGGCTTACTCGGGTCATCATCTGTCGCTCGAAGTGATGGACCGCTGCGAAACCTTCTGCCGCAAGGTGCGTGAAGCCGTGGGCAGCAAGGCTGACCTGCTGTTCGGCACGCATGGGCAAATGGTGCCGGCGTCGGCGATCCGTCTTGCGAAGCGCCTCGAAAAATACGACCCGCTGTGGTTCGAAGAACCTGTGCCGCCGGGACAGCATGACGCAATGGCCGAAGTTGCACGGCACACGAGCATTCCGATTTCGGCCGGCGAACGCCTCACCACGAAGTACGAGTTCCACAAGCTGCTGGAAGCGGGCGGCGCGTCAATCCTGCAACTGAACGTGGCGCGCGTCGGCGGCCTGCTCGAAGCGAAGAAAGTCGCGACGCTCGCCGAGGTGTATTACGCGCAGATCGCGCCGCACCTCTACAACGGTCCGGTCGGCGCCGCCGCGAGCATTCAGCTTGCAACGTGCACGCCGAACTTCCTGATTCAGGAAAGCATCGGCACGTGGGGCGGTTTCCATGCCGAAGTGCTGAAGTCGCCGATTCGCTGGGAAGACGGCTACATCATTCCGTCGACGGAACCGGGCCTCGGCGTCGAGCTGAACATGGAAGTCGTCAATCAGCACACGCCGTATAAGGGCGAGCGCCTGCATCTGCAGATGGCGTCGAAGCCCGCCGACGTGAAGGATCTCGCGCCCGCCAAAGGCTGA
- the aldA gene encoding aldehyde dehydrogenase, producing the protein MRLDRNFVGGQFVEPATDELISVYNPATEAQIAQVSGASREEAVAAVAAAAAAQKSWRKLPAAERATYLHKLADALTDCAPAIGAALALESGKSVADATNEAIYAGQITRYHAEWARRIEGEVIPSDTPDENLVMHREPIGVVACLIPFNYPVYTFMRKIAPALIAGNTVVVRPSNNTPTSAFEIAKAVIRAELPAGVVNILAMSHATAEAVCTHPAVGMITLTGSVGAGRKVLDYCKENIAKPSLELGGKTPAIIEPDADLEKAARELVGSKTTHCGQLCTAIERVYVHESVHDQFVALLKKHMSAVKSGDRSTDASLMGPLVNEASRQSIHAMVQRAVADGATLETGGAIPEGKGFFYPATLLTNCRQDMEIIQEETFGPIMPVVRYSTLDEALQMANDHQFGLSSVLYTENYRTTMKVANNIEAGELYVNRTPADPYQGFHAGWKRSGLGGDDGKHGMLEFTQTRLVVMKY; encoded by the coding sequence ATGCGACTCGACCGGAATTTCGTTGGCGGCCAGTTCGTCGAACCCGCAACGGACGAACTCATCTCCGTCTATAACCCCGCTACCGAGGCGCAGATCGCCCAGGTATCGGGCGCGTCCCGCGAAGAGGCCGTAGCAGCAGTCGCTGCTGCCGCCGCCGCGCAAAAGAGCTGGCGCAAGCTGCCTGCGGCGGAGCGCGCAACGTATCTGCACAAGCTCGCCGACGCATTGACCGACTGCGCGCCCGCCATCGGCGCGGCCCTCGCGCTGGAGTCCGGCAAGAGCGTCGCCGATGCGACCAACGAAGCCATCTACGCCGGCCAGATCACGCGCTATCACGCCGAGTGGGCGCGCCGTATCGAAGGCGAAGTGATTCCCAGCGACACGCCCGACGAGAACCTCGTGATGCATCGCGAGCCGATTGGGGTCGTCGCGTGCCTGATCCCGTTCAATTACCCCGTCTATACGTTCATGCGCAAAATCGCGCCGGCGTTGATCGCGGGTAATACGGTGGTCGTGCGGCCGAGCAATAACACGCCCACTTCCGCATTCGAAATCGCCAAGGCCGTGATTCGCGCCGAATTGCCGGCGGGCGTCGTCAACATTCTCGCGATGAGCCACGCAACGGCCGAGGCCGTCTGCACGCATCCCGCTGTCGGCATGATTACGCTGACGGGCAGCGTCGGCGCCGGTCGCAAGGTGCTCGACTATTGCAAAGAGAATATTGCGAAGCCGTCGCTCGAACTGGGTGGCAAGACGCCTGCCATCATCGAGCCGGATGCCGATCTGGAAAAGGCCGCGCGTGAACTCGTCGGCTCGAAGACGACGCACTGCGGCCAGCTGTGCACGGCAATCGAGCGCGTCTACGTCCACGAGAGCGTGCACGACCAGTTCGTCGCGCTGCTGAAAAAGCACATGAGCGCAGTGAAGAGCGGCGACCGCAGCACGGATGCTTCGTTGATGGGCCCGCTCGTCAACGAAGCTTCGCGCCAGTCGATTCACGCGATGGTTCAGCGCGCGGTGGCCGATGGCGCAACGCTCGAAACGGGCGGCGCGATTCCCGAAGGCAAGGGCTTCTTCTATCCGGCCACGTTGCTGACGAACTGCCGTCAGGACATGGAGATCATCCAGGAAGAAACGTTCGGCCCGATCATGCCCGTCGTGCGCTACAGCACGCTCGACGAAGCGTTGCAGATGGCCAACGACCATCAGTTTGGTTTGTCGTCGGTGCTCTACACCGAGAACTACCGCACGACGATGAAAGTCGCGAACAACATCGAAGCGGGTGAACTCTACGTGAACCGCACGCCTGCCGACCCGTATCAGGGCTTTCACGCAGGCTGGAAACGCTCGGGTCTCGGCGGCGACGACGGCAAGCACGGCATGCTCGAATTCACGCAGACGCGTCTGGTCGTCATGAAGTACTGA
- a CDS encoding H-NS histone family protein, with the protein MATLEIIQARIKKLQTQAETLLAKRAQGALDQIRELMIKHGLTTEDIERRAKARRERERKVRLGVSSVKAGIASAVKGKLPPKYRDPKTGATWSGHARPPAWIKDVKDRSKFLIDAAAAAAEPAVTAKAATKKTAAKKAVAKKAVTAKSAGRKVAKKASAGAKAAVKKAAVKKVAAKKAAGKKTAAKKVAAKSAAPTAGKRVIAKKAAAKKTSASKAPAKKAAAKKAPVKSVAPVAETPVTVQTPTPSTGEA; encoded by the coding sequence ATGGCTACATTGGAAATCATCCAGGCACGTATAAAGAAACTGCAGACGCAGGCCGAAACGCTCCTGGCTAAACGCGCGCAAGGTGCGTTGGACCAGATCCGGGAACTGATGATCAAACACGGTCTCACAACGGAAGATATCGAGCGTCGCGCAAAAGCACGGCGCGAACGCGAGCGCAAAGTGCGTCTTGGCGTCAGCAGCGTCAAGGCCGGAATCGCATCGGCCGTGAAAGGGAAATTGCCGCCCAAGTATCGCGATCCTAAGACGGGTGCAACGTGGAGCGGTCACGCTCGACCGCCGGCATGGATCAAGGATGTGAAAGACCGTAGCAAGTTTCTGATCGATGCAGCCGCGGCTGCAGCAGAACCTGCGGTGACTGCAAAGGCAGCGACTAAGAAAACGGCGGCGAAGAAAGCCGTCGCGAAGAAAGCTGTAACGGCGAAGTCGGCGGGTCGCAAGGTTGCGAAAAAGGCATCGGCAGGCGCAAAAGCTGCTGTAAAGAAAGCTGCTGTAAAGAAAGTCGCTGCGAAGAAAGCCGCCGGCAAGAAGACAGCCGCTAAGAAGGTTGCTGCGAAGTCTGCCGCGCCGACTGCCGGCAAGCGCGTAATTGCGAAGAAAGCTGCCGCAAAGAAAACCAGCGCAAGCAAGGCGCCGGCGAAAAAGGCAGCAGCAAAGAAGGCACCCGTGAAAAGCGTTGCGCCCGTGGCCGAAACGCCCGTAACGGTGCAGACGCCTACGCCATCGACGGGCGAGGCTTGA
- a CDS encoding diguanylate cyclase, translated as MATKSRAGQGKSFVERIYRLRIAGLGLGFFCVASVFALQHRGFVLWSLLVFHGFVWPHVARRAALACEVPFRGERLNLMADSMLGGFWVVAMQFNVLPSVLILAMLSMDNIAAGGLRLFARGVVAHVLGVLAGLVTVGFVFSPMSQMPTILACLPFLIIYPLALGFTSYRLSLKLAQRTRELEHLSRTDGLTRLWNRRHWEGLLAGEFERCRANRYASCLLLIDLDHFKRINDTLGHPAGDSVLQAFADLLRSHFRAGDSIGRYGGEEFGVVLPGATLREAHTVAKVLVQRVREKTKEASAECPCTISVGIAQLTDDLPDYHTWLQEVDRSLYQAKATGRDRIVVGGLAPVHEVARG; from the coding sequence TTGGCAACGAAAAGCAGGGCCGGGCAAGGGAAGAGCTTTGTCGAGCGCATTTACCGCTTGCGCATTGCCGGGCTGGGGCTTGGCTTCTTCTGCGTCGCTTCCGTTTTCGCGCTACAGCATCGCGGCTTCGTGCTCTGGTCGCTGCTGGTGTTTCATGGTTTCGTCTGGCCACATGTCGCGCGGCGCGCTGCGCTTGCCTGTGAAGTGCCGTTTCGCGGCGAACGCCTGAACCTGATGGCCGATTCGATGCTCGGCGGCTTCTGGGTCGTGGCGATGCAGTTCAACGTGCTGCCCAGCGTGCTGATTCTCGCGATGCTCAGCATGGACAACATCGCCGCGGGCGGCCTGCGGCTCTTTGCACGCGGCGTGGTCGCACATGTGCTCGGCGTGCTGGCGGGCCTCGTCACGGTCGGCTTCGTGTTTTCGCCGATGTCGCAAATGCCGACCATTCTCGCGTGTCTGCCGTTCCTCATTATTTATCCGCTTGCGTTGGGCTTTACGAGCTACCGGCTGTCGCTCAAGCTCGCCCAGCGCACGCGCGAACTCGAGCACCTGAGCCGCACGGACGGGCTGACCCGCCTTTGGAACCGCCGGCACTGGGAAGGACTGCTCGCCGGGGAATTCGAGCGTTGCCGCGCGAACCGCTACGCGTCGTGCCTGCTGCTGATCGACCTCGATCACTTCAAGCGGATCAACGACACGCTGGGTCATCCTGCTGGCGACTCGGTATTACAGGCGTTCGCCGATCTTTTGCGCAGCCATTTCCGCGCGGGCGACAGCATTGGCCGTTATGGCGGCGAGGAGTTCGGCGTCGTCTTGCCGGGCGCGACATTGCGCGAGGCGCATACGGTCGCGAAGGTGCTGGTACAGCGCGTGAGGGAGAAGACGAAAGAGGCATCGGCGGAATGCCCGTGCACGATCAGCGTCGGCATTGCCCAGTTGACCGACGACTTGCCCGACTATCACACGTGGTTGCAGGAAGTCGACCGCAGCCTTTATCAGGCGAAGGCGACGGGGCGTGACCGGATCGTCGTCGGCGGTCTTGCGCCCGTTCACGAAGTGGCGCGCGGCTAA
- a CDS encoding MFS transporter, with protein MASQPLQTDASARRSASATDQSANKAQRYMQLLLLVIAAGAIYPILYLRQVYQPTMLEVFHISESQLGYLYSMLGTIFLLSYLPSGWLADRIAPRLLISFSLVATGLLGLVYSTAPSFNLLLMIFGGWGLSTGLTFWAAVIKRVSMIAGADEQGRFFGFLDGGRGLIEAMLATIAITLFAWLTQTKGEPAAVGFKVVVYMYAFLCIGLGVVLALVKDPSSKAEQSSRAQAAKRSNVIADLITLAKIPELWLVAAIVFCGYQVFWATYSFSAYLHEGEIGLSVVMAGTITTLKLWMRPIGGIGGGFLGDRFSKVTVLIIALFLASLSLVGLIAAPQISSHVLLVFLVLFIGVLTYAIRGLYWSLLDRCNVPVETMGLAIGLISVLGYSPDVFLPLINGYLTQNYPGVHGYQMYFGYVAAVSAVGGFAGLVLRNMLNRKEA; from the coding sequence GTGGCAAGCCAACCTCTTCAAACGGACGCTTCGGCGCGCCGTTCCGCCAGCGCAACCGACCAATCCGCTAACAAGGCACAGCGCTATATGCAGCTGTTGCTGCTCGTCATTGCGGCCGGCGCGATTTATCCGATTCTCTATCTGCGCCAGGTCTATCAGCCGACGATGCTGGAAGTTTTCCACATCAGCGAAAGTCAGCTTGGCTATCTGTATTCGATGCTCGGCACGATCTTCCTGCTGAGCTACCTGCCGAGCGGCTGGCTCGCGGACCGCATCGCGCCGCGCCTGCTGATCAGCTTCTCGCTCGTCGCGACTGGCCTGCTCGGCCTGGTGTATTCGACGGCGCCGTCGTTCAATCTGCTGCTGATGATCTTCGGCGGCTGGGGCCTGTCGACGGGTCTGACGTTCTGGGCGGCCGTCATCAAGCGCGTGTCGATGATTGCGGGCGCTGACGAACAGGGCCGCTTCTTCGGCTTTCTCGACGGCGGGCGCGGGTTGATCGAAGCCATGCTCGCGACGATCGCCATCACGCTGTTCGCATGGCTCACGCAGACGAAGGGCGAACCGGCCGCTGTCGGCTTCAAGGTCGTGGTGTATATGTACGCGTTCCTGTGCATTGGCCTCGGCGTAGTGCTCGCGCTGGTGAAAGATCCGTCGTCGAAAGCGGAGCAATCGAGCCGCGCGCAAGCGGCCAAACGCAGCAACGTGATCGCCGATCTGATCACGCTCGCGAAGATTCCCGAACTGTGGCTCGTCGCGGCGATCGTGTTCTGCGGCTATCAGGTGTTCTGGGCGACCTACAGCTTCTCCGCGTATCTGCATGAAGGCGAGATTGGCTTGTCGGTGGTGATGGCGGGCACGATCACGACGCTCAAGCTGTGGATGCGTCCCATCGGCGGCATTGGCGGCGGCTTTCTCGGCGACCGTTTTTCGAAAGTGACCGTGCTGATCATCGCGCTCTTTCTCGCGTCGCTTTCGCTGGTCGGCCTGATCGCAGCGCCGCAGATCAGCAGCCATGTGTTGCTGGTGTTTCTCGTGCTCTTCATCGGCGTGCTGACGTATGCGATTCGCGGCTTGTACTGGTCGCTGCTCGATCGCTGCAATGTGCCCGTCGAAACCATGGGTCTCGCGATTGGCCTGATTTCGGTACTCGGCTATTCGCCCGATGTTTTCCTGCCGCTCATCAACGGATATCTGACCCAGAACTATCCGGGCGTGCATGGCTATCAAATGTACTTCGGCTATGTGGCCGCCGTGTCCGCCGTCGGCGGTTTCGCGGGCCTCGTGCTGCGCAATATGCTTAACAGGAAGGAAGCGTAA
- a CDS encoding GMC family oxidoreductase, translated as MNYDYIIVGAGSAGCILANRLSASGQYSVLLLEAGRADDSFWFKIPVGFTKTYYNETYNWMYYSEPEKELDNRSLYCPRGKVQGGSGSINAMIYVRGQAQDYDDWAEAGNKGWSYRDVLPYFRKLESHPLGNTEYHGANGPIGISPMKDDAHPICHVFIKGCEQAGYKRTDDFNGAQFEGAGIYDVNTRNGQRSSSSFEYLHPVLNRKNLTVEREVLVTQVLFDANRRATGVVVKQNGSARHFTAKREVILSAGAVDTPKLLQLSGVGDSALLAEHRVPLVHHLPAVGQNLQDHLCVSFYYRSNVKTLNDEMRPLLGKLKLGLQYLLTRKGPLAMSVNQAGGFFRSSEKEALPNLQLYFNPLSYRIPKSNKASLEPEPYSGFLLCFNPCRPSSRGSIQIASDRAEDAAKIRINALTTQKDIDEAIEGCELVRKIMSTAALKDITVEEISPGPQVSDRDAFLQYFREQSGSIYHLCGSCAMGPDDGSSVVDERLRVHGMSGLRIVDASIFPNITSGNINAPTMMVAEKGAEMILEDALAAAGSQAKESAKAFAAAH; from the coding sequence ATGAATTACGACTACATCATCGTCGGAGCGGGATCTGCGGGCTGCATTCTCGCCAACCGTCTGTCGGCATCGGGCCAGTACTCGGTGCTGCTGCTCGAGGCGGGGCGCGCCGACGATTCGTTCTGGTTCAAGATTCCAGTCGGTTTCACGAAGACGTACTACAACGAAACCTACAACTGGATGTACTACAGCGAGCCGGAGAAGGAACTCGACAACCGCTCGCTGTATTGCCCGCGCGGCAAGGTGCAAGGCGGCTCCGGTTCGATCAACGCAATGATCTACGTGCGTGGCCAGGCGCAGGATTACGACGACTGGGCGGAAGCGGGCAACAAGGGCTGGTCGTATCGCGACGTGCTGCCGTATTTCCGCAAGCTCGAATCGCATCCGCTCGGCAACACCGAGTATCACGGCGCGAATGGCCCGATCGGCATTTCGCCGATGAAGGATGATGCGCACCCCATTTGTCACGTGTTCATCAAGGGCTGCGAGCAGGCGGGCTACAAGCGCACTGACGACTTCAATGGTGCGCAATTCGAAGGCGCGGGCATTTACGACGTGAACACGCGCAATGGCCAGCGTTCGTCGAGTAGCTTCGAGTACCTGCACCCGGTGCTCAATCGCAAGAACCTGACGGTCGAGCGTGAAGTGCTCGTCACGCAGGTGCTGTTCGACGCGAACCGGCGCGCGACGGGCGTCGTCGTCAAGCAGAACGGCAGTGCGCGTCATTTCACCGCGAAGCGGGAAGTGATTCTTTCGGCGGGCGCCGTCGATACGCCCAAGCTGCTGCAACTATCGGGTGTCGGCGATAGCGCCCTGCTTGCAGAACATCGAGTTCCCCTCGTGCATCATCTGCCTGCTGTCGGCCAGAACCTGCAGGATCATCTTTGCGTGAGCTTCTACTACCGCTCGAACGTGAAGACGCTGAACGACGAAATGCGCCCGTTGCTGGGCAAGCTCAAGCTCGGCTTGCAATACCTGCTGACGCGCAAAGGCCCGCTTGCGATGAGCGTGAATCAGGCCGGCGGATTCTTCAGAAGCAGCGAGAAAGAGGCATTGCCGAATCTGCAGCTCTATTTCAATCCGCTGTCGTATCGCATTCCGAAGAGCAACAAGGCGAGTCTCGAACCGGAACCGTATTCGGGCTTTCTGCTGTGCTTCAATCCGTGCCGCCCGAGCAGCCGCGGCTCGATCCAGATCGCGTCCGATCGCGCGGAAGATGCCGCGAAGATTCGCATCAACGCCCTGACGACGCAAAAGGATATCGACGAAGCCATTGAAGGCTGCGAGCTGGTGCGCAAGATCATGTCGACGGCGGCGCTCAAGGACATCACTGTCGAAGAGATTTCGCCCGGCCCGCAGGTGAGCGATCGCGACGCCTTCCTGCAGTACTTCCGCGAGCAGTCGGGTTCGATCTATCACCTGTGCGGTTCATGTGCGATGGGGCCGGACGACGGCAGCTCGGTCGTCGACGAGCGTCTGCGCGTGCATGGCATGTCGGGCTTGCGGATCGTCGATGCGTCGATCTTCCCGAACATCACGTCAGGCAATATCAACGCACCGACGATGATGGTCGCGGAGAAGGGCGCCGAGATGATTCTCGAAGACGCGCTGGCAGCGGCAGGTTCGCAAGCGAAGGAATCGGCGAAGGCGTTTGCTGCGGCGCATTGA
- a CDS encoding VTT domain-containing protein, with amino-acid sequence MVDLNPSAISTWGAAIVFLNVLLTRLGIPVPAVPVLLLAGTAIANGHLSFWHVLTAALAAALIGDGIWFTAGRMLGRRLIHALARLSAAVETRVRKARALFMRFGPAIVSVSKFIPGLAIITPPLMGTTRVGIVIFFAWDAVGIFAWATFWLLGGAIFERQLSLLIHEVRAHGWTIIDVLTAIAASYLVFRFVQRWRLQRPLSLAAISQEQVDAMMRPDKPPIVLDARPEHMKRQTPQPIPGALPLDVHAPGTVDAALLARDVVVYCVCADDVTARTLSQQMRDKGFTRIRALRGGLDAWERRGYSVEPLTEQNISAAQPGREKTRALPQERGITLRGIAPRGAVSS; translated from the coding sequence TTGGTCGATTTGAATCCGTCGGCAATTTCTACATGGGGCGCAGCCATTGTCTTCCTGAACGTGCTGCTCACGCGCCTCGGCATTCCCGTGCCTGCCGTCCCCGTACTACTGCTCGCGGGCACGGCGATCGCCAATGGCCATCTGTCCTTCTGGCACGTGCTGACTGCCGCGCTCGCCGCCGCGCTGATTGGCGACGGGATATGGTTTACGGCGGGCCGGATGCTCGGACGCCGGCTGATCCATGCGCTCGCGCGGCTGTCGGCCGCCGTCGAAACGCGAGTGCGCAAGGCGCGTGCCCTCTTCATGCGCTTTGGACCGGCAATCGTCTCGGTCTCGAAGTTCATACCGGGACTTGCCATCATTACGCCGCCGCTGATGGGCACGACGCGCGTCGGCATCGTCATCTTCTTCGCGTGGGACGCCGTCGGTATCTTCGCGTGGGCAACGTTCTGGCTGCTCGGTGGCGCGATTTTCGAGCGGCAGCTGAGCCTGCTGATTCACGAAGTGCGGGCACACGGCTGGACGATCATCGATGTGCTGACCGCCATCGCCGCGAGTTATCTGGTGTTCCGCTTCGTGCAGCGCTGGCGTCTGCAGCGGCCGCTCTCGCTTGCGGCAATCTCGCAGGAGCAGGTCGACGCAATGATGCGTCCCGACAAGCCACCCATCGTGCTCGACGCCCGCCCCGAGCACATGAAACGACAGACGCCGCAGCCCATTCCCGGCGCGCTGCCGCTCGACGTCCATGCGCCCGGCACAGTCGACGCCGCTTTGCTCGCGCGTGATGTCGTCGTCTATTGCGTCTGCGCCGACGATGTCACGGCAAGAACGCTGTCGCAGCAGATGCGCGACAAAGGCTTTACACGGATTCGCGCGCTAAGAGGCGGACTGGACGCGTGGGAACGGCGCGGCTACTCCGTCGAGCCTTTGACTGAACAGAACATAAGCGCCGCGCAGCCCGGGCGCGAGAAAACGCGTGCTCTGCCGCAGGAACGCGGCATTACCTTGCGCGGTATTGCACCAAGAGGCGCCGTCTCCAGTTAA
- a CDS encoding bifunctional DedA family/phosphatase PAP2 family protein, whose translation MEHAYVQLLHLLGGHTAWTLVVVFLAAFLEAVAIIGTFVPGSTAMFIAGALVGTGTLNLGWLFASAIVGAVAGDGMSYWFGRRYKDKISRLWPFSTHPGLLESGQKYFDKHGAKSVVFARFAAPLRAIVPVVAGMLEMPPIRFYAMNVLSALLWAPAHILPGVVFGASIQLAGAVSFRLVAALAIVAAIVWLCFWVMRVVVSHARAWAGASRSGLVKWARDHEAPYGKMVYRIVDPERAAIGLLVGISVFVLVCAGIFFGVMQDVVSGDPLVQVDMSFYRFLQSAQAPWIGEALARASTLGSIPTLAALVIASTIMIAFEKRWRMLIYWLIAVIFSQVLIFAIQAIVPHAPPAAAPSDLYAFPSNHVAASVTVYGFLAFVVARRVGLVTGIAVTALASLIVITVAFAGLSSGRFAFSDAVGGAAFAAMWVAVVALTAVWRHPEAPPSREYMPAVLLVVLCASVGLQIALGHQPDAEPQVRQRPPVVVTQAQWTDSLWKQFPCYRSDMKGDRREPITVQWTADRQQIVAQLRSRGWLEGTRFNARSLFSLVSPDVPVMDLPVLPKLNDGEPSSLVFSRQRARTDERDVLRFWRTGYAVARRDGTAPTPIWLGSLVHERLLRPSWPFNVLRTDRQLDPLISPKSVNGEWRELELSSSMGCTDIPVTLIASTER comes from the coding sequence ATGGAGCACGCGTACGTCCAGCTGCTGCACCTGCTTGGAGGCCACACTGCGTGGACGCTGGTCGTGGTTTTTCTTGCTGCGTTTCTCGAAGCCGTTGCGATCATCGGCACCTTCGTGCCGGGCAGCACGGCAATGTTCATCGCAGGCGCGCTGGTCGGCACGGGCACGTTAAATCTAGGCTGGCTCTTTGCGAGCGCGATTGTGGGCGCCGTGGCGGGCGACGGCATGAGCTACTGGTTCGGCCGTCGTTATAAAGACAAAATCAGCAGGCTCTGGCCGTTCAGCACGCATCCGGGGCTGCTCGAAAGCGGCCAGAAGTATTTCGACAAGCATGGCGCGAAGAGCGTCGTGTTTGCGCGCTTCGCAGCACCGCTACGCGCGATCGTCCCCGTCGTCGCGGGCATGCTCGAAATGCCGCCCATACGTTTCTACGCAATGAACGTGCTGTCCGCGTTGCTGTGGGCGCCCGCGCATATTCTTCCCGGCGTCGTATTCGGCGCATCGATCCAGTTGGCGGGCGCGGTGTCCTTCCGTCTCGTCGCGGCACTGGCGATCGTCGCGGCAATCGTATGGCTGTGCTTCTGGGTGATGCGCGTAGTCGTCTCGCACGCACGCGCATGGGCCGGTGCATCGCGCAGCGGCCTCGTGAAGTGGGCGCGCGATCACGAAGCGCCGTATGGAAAGATGGTCTATCGGATCGTCGATCCCGAGCGCGCGGCTATCGGCCTGCTGGTCGGCATTTCGGTTTTCGTGCTGGTGTGCGCGGGCATCTTCTTTGGCGTCATGCAGGACGTCGTGTCGGGCGATCCGCTCGTTCAGGTCGACATGTCGTTCTATCGCTTCCTGCAATCCGCACAGGCGCCGTGGATCGGCGAAGCGCTTGCGCGCGCCTCGACGCTCGGCAGCATTCCGACGCTCGCCGCGCTGGTCATTGCGTCGACCATCATGATCGCCTTCGAGAAACGCTGGCGCATGCTTATCTATTGGCTCATCGCAGTGATCTTCTCGCAGGTGCTAATCTTCGCGATTCAGGCGATCGTGCCGCACGCGCCGCCCGCCGCCGCGCCATCCGACCTCTATGCCTTTCCCAGCAATCACGTCGCCGCGAGCGTCACGGTGTACGGTTTTCTCGCGTTCGTCGTGGCGCGCCGCGTCGGCCTGGTGACGGGTATCGCCGTCACTGCGCTCGCGAGCCTGATCGTGATCACCGTCGCATTCGCGGGCCTGTCTTCCGGGCGCTTCGCGTTCTCCGATGCCGTGGGCGGCGCAGCATTCGCGGCCATGTGGGTCGCTGTCGTCGCGCTGACGGCCGTATGGCGGCATCCGGAAGCGCCGCCTTCGCGAGAGTACATGCCCGCCGTTCTGCTGGTCGTGCTGTGCGCGAGCGTCGGCCTGCAGATCGCCTTGGGACATCAGCCGGACGCGGAGCCGCAGGTGCGTCAGCGGCCGCCCGTGGTCGTCACGCAGGCGCAATGGACGGATTCGCTGTGGAAGCAGTTTCCCTGCTATCGCTCCGATATGAAGGGCGATCGGCGCGAGCCGATTACCGTGCAATGGACGGCCGACCGGCAACAGATCGTCGCGCAATTGCGCAGCAGAGGTTGGCTCGAAGGCACGCGTTTCAATGCGCGCAGCCTGTTCTCGCTCGTGTCGCCCGACGTGCCCGTGATGGATCTGCCCGTGCTGCCCAAGCTCAACGACGGCGAACCGTCGAGCCTCGTTTTCAGCCGTCAGCGCGCGCGCACCGACGAACGCGACGTGCTGCGCTTCTGGCGCACGGGCTATGCCGTTGCGCGTCGCGACGGCACGGCGCCTACGCCGATCTGGCTCGGCTCCCTCGTGCATGAGCGTCTGCTGCGCCCTTCGTGGCCCTTCAATGTGCTGCGCACCGACAGGCAGCTCGATCCGCTCATTTCCCCAAAATCGGTTAACGGCGAATGGCGAGAACTCGAACTGTCGAGCAGCATGGGATGCACCGACATTCCCGTCACGCTGATCGCATCCACCGAACGTTAA